One Ardenticatenales bacterium DNA segment encodes these proteins:
- a CDS encoding RNA-binding transcriptional accessory protein, with protein sequence MNLQTVAAQTNVRLFQVEAAVGLLDAGNTLPFIARYRKEATGGLDDEQLRQISRLLDSLRALEKRRQTILDSITAQGQITPELARQLHAATTLTELEDLYQPYKPKRRTRATVAREQGLQPLADLILAQPRSQESLDRLAAPFLNETIATADEAWAGARDIVAEAIGDHAGVRQQAREKALRWGSLGSSVSPQAADEKQVFQIYYDFQVSLSRLRPHQVLALNRGEREKVLRVRIDVPERDWRGALDAHFRPHPRSPLAEQLALAAEDAAKRLLLPAIERDIRRTLTEQAEAHAIHVFAVNLRKLLMQPPLAGQTVMGIDPGYRTGCKAAIVDPTGKVLETTTIYPHPPQRQQEVAARTVAHLARRHDVTLFAIGNGTASRETEQLVADLIQGGQVGEAQYLMVNEAGASVYSASELARAELPEMDVSMRGAVSIARRVQDPLAELVKIEPRAIGIGLYQHDVNQKQLAEALDGVVESVVNQVGVDVNTASPALLRYVAGIGPKLAQKIVMHRDEQGPFVGREELTQVSGLGPKAFEQAAGFLRVRQGDNPLDASAIHPESYALAAGVLARVGLTPTASLAEREAALAGWQERSQVGVLAEELNAGIPTLTDILEQLIRPGRDPRADLPAPLLRRDVLSLEDLRQGMRLQGTVRNVVDFGAFVDIGVKQDGLLHRGQWPRREPPGVGDIIDVTILQVEIERGRISLGWAD encoded by the coding sequence ATGAATTTACAAACTGTCGCTGCCCAAACGAATGTCCGTTTATTTCAAGTAGAAGCGGCGGTGGGGTTGCTGGATGCCGGCAATACCCTCCCCTTCATCGCCCGTTATCGTAAAGAAGCCACCGGCGGCCTGGACGACGAACAACTGCGCCAGATCAGCCGCTTGCTGGACAGCCTGCGCGCCCTGGAAAAACGACGCCAGACCATCCTGGACAGCATCACCGCCCAGGGACAGATCACCCCCGAACTGGCGCGCCAGCTACACGCCGCCACCACCCTCACCGAACTGGAAGACCTCTACCAGCCGTACAAGCCGAAGCGACGCACGCGCGCGACCGTGGCCCGCGAGCAGGGCCTGCAGCCCCTCGCCGACCTTATCCTGGCGCAGCCCCGTTCGCAAGAGAGCCTGGACAGGCTGGCGGCTCCCTTTTTGAACGAAACGATCGCCACCGCGGATGAGGCTTGGGCGGGCGCGCGCGACATTGTGGCGGAGGCGATTGGCGATCACGCCGGCGTGCGCCAGCAGGCGCGGGAGAAGGCGCTGCGTTGGGGCAGTCTCGGCAGCAGTGTGTCACCTCAGGCCGCCGACGAGAAACAGGTTTTCCAGATTTATTATGACTTTCAGGTTTCGCTGAGCCGCCTGCGTCCGCATCAGGTGTTGGCGCTCAATCGTGGCGAGCGGGAAAAGGTGCTGCGCGTGCGCATTGATGTGCCGGAACGGGATTGGCGCGGCGCGCTTGATGCCCATTTTCGTCCACATCCCCGTTCTCCGCTGGCGGAGCAGCTTGCACTGGCCGCCGAGGATGCCGCGAAACGTTTGTTGTTGCCGGCAATTGAACGAGACATCCGCCGCACCCTCACCGAACAAGCCGAAGCCCACGCCATCCACGTCTTTGCCGTCAACCTGCGCAAATTGCTCATGCAACCTCCCCTGGCCGGGCAAACCGTCATGGGCATTGACCCCGGCTACCGCACCGGCTGCAAAGCGGCTATCGTGGACCCCACGGGCAAGGTGCTGGAGACGACCACCATCTATCCTCACCCGCCCCAGCGGCAGCAGGAGGTCGCCGCCAGAACGGTCGCCCATCTGGCACGCCGGCACGACGTCACCCTTTTTGCCATCGGCAATGGCACAGCTTCCCGCGAAACGGAGCAGTTGGTGGCGGATCTGATCCAGGGGGGACAGGTGGGGGAGGCGCAGTACCTGATGGTGAACGAGGCGGGAGCCAGCGTCTACAGCGCCAGCGAACTGGCGCGCGCAGAGCTGCCGGAAATGGACGTGAGTATGCGTGGGGCGGTGTCCATTGCCCGCCGCGTGCAAGACCCCCTGGCGGAATTGGTTAAGATTGAGCCACGCGCCATTGGCATTGGTCTCTATCAGCATGATGTGAATCAGAAGCAGTTGGCGGAGGCGCTGGATGGGGTGGTGGAGAGTGTGGTGAATCAGGTGGGGGTGGATGTGAACACGGCTTCTCCCGCGCTGCTGCGGTATGTTGCCGGCATTGGTCCGAAACTGGCGCAAAAGATTGTGATGCATCGGGATGAGCAGGGTCCTTTCGTCGGCCGGGAGGAACTGACCCAGGTATCCGGCCTGGGACCAAAGGCGTTTGAGCAGGCGGCGGGCTTTTTGCGCGTGCGCCAGGGGGATAATCCGCTGGATGCCAGCGCCATCCACCCGGAGAGTTATGCGTTGGCGGCGGGGGTGTTGGCGCGGGTGGGCTTGACGCCGACGGCGTCACTGGCGGAGCGGGAAGCGGCGCTGGCGGGATGGCAGGAGCGGTCTCAGGTTGGGGTGTTGGCGGAGGAGTTAAATGCCGGCATTCCCACCCTCACCGACATCCTGGAACAACTGATCCGCCCGGGCCGCGACCCCCGCGCCGACCTGCCCGCCCCCCTGCTGCGCCGCGACGTCCTCTCCCTGGAAGATTTGCGCCAGGGCATGCGGCTGCAAGGCACCGTGCGCAACGTCGTGGACTTTGGCGCATTCGTCGATATTGGCGTCAAACAAGATGGCCTGCTGCACCGCGGTCAGTGGCCGCGCCGCGAGCCACCCGGCGTCGGCGACATCATTGACGTCACCATCCTACAAGTGGAAATCGAACGCGGGCGCATCAGCCTCGGCTGGGCCGATTGA
- a CDS encoding flotillin family protein has translation MFSSLLPWLAFLFVLLLAALVFVKQIVGLVVVKEDEVGIVIRKFGRGLPAGQLVALNREAGYQANTLPPGWHFGYFPWMFRVVKQPVIIVPAGQIGLVIAADGAAIPPQRILGKNVPCGNFQDARAFLQNGGEKGRQLGLLTAGTYRINTALFTVITAATAEAYGMDPRQLLVYEVHPDRVGIVTTMDGEPIEEGEIAGPIIYDHNNFQDAQAFLDKGGRRGLQEQVLLSGSWNLNPWFVQVEQAPMTEIPIGHVGIVISFVGKEHLDVSGESFKHGNLVDPGHKGVWITPLYPGKHPLNTRVMRVELVPTTNIVLNWASRTEAHAYDAKLSPITVRSKDGFAFNLDVAQIIHIGAPDAPKVISRVGSVQNLVDHVLQPIVGNYFRNSAQEYTVLDFLSARSQRQVEAAKHIRDAIRAYDVQAIDTLIGDITPPAELMLTQTDRKIAEEQRKTYEVQREAQAQRQSLVRETAMADIQRDMVSSEQGVTIADLQSQARIKQAQGEAEATRLQALGEAEAVRTIGNARAQAYQAGVQALGAQGYTLLQLMQVVGDRQVRIVPDVAVSGGSGGAGMMDALLGMFIQQQAAGKSLAPETNGHEAG, from the coding sequence ATGTTTAGCTCTCTGCTCCCCTGGCTCGCTTTTCTATTCGTCCTCCTACTCGCCGCGCTCGTCTTCGTGAAACAGATCGTCGGTCTGGTCGTCGTCAAAGAAGACGAAGTCGGCATCGTCATTCGTAAATTTGGCCGTGGTTTGCCGGCAGGCCAGCTCGTCGCCCTGAATCGGGAAGCCGGCTACCAGGCGAACACCCTCCCCCCTGGCTGGCACTTCGGCTACTTCCCCTGGATGTTCCGCGTCGTCAAACAGCCCGTCATCATCGTCCCCGCCGGGCAAATTGGTCTGGTCATCGCTGCCGACGGCGCAGCCATTCCCCCGCAGCGCATTTTGGGCAAAAATGTGCCCTGTGGCAACTTCCAGGACGCCCGCGCCTTTTTGCAGAACGGCGGCGAAAAAGGGCGACAATTAGGCCTTCTCACCGCCGGAACCTACCGCATCAACACAGCCCTCTTCACCGTCATCACCGCCGCCACCGCCGAAGCCTACGGTATGGACCCGCGGCAGCTTCTCGTCTACGAAGTGCATCCCGACCGCGTGGGCATCGTCACCACCATGGACGGCGAACCCATCGAAGAAGGCGAGATCGCCGGCCCCATCATCTACGACCACAACAACTTCCAGGACGCGCAAGCCTTCCTCGACAAAGGCGGGCGGCGTGGCTTGCAGGAACAGGTACTCCTCTCCGGCTCCTGGAACTTGAACCCCTGGTTTGTGCAAGTAGAGCAGGCCCCCATGACGGAAATCCCCATCGGTCACGTGGGCATCGTCATCTCCTTCGTGGGCAAGGAACACCTGGACGTCAGCGGCGAATCCTTCAAGCATGGCAATCTGGTCGATCCGGGGCACAAGGGCGTCTGGATCACGCCCCTCTATCCGGGCAAGCACCCGCTCAACACGCGCGTCATGCGTGTGGAACTGGTCCCCACCACCAACATCGTCCTCAACTGGGCCTCGCGCACGGAGGCGCACGCCTATGACGCCAAGCTATCGCCGATTACGGTACGCTCCAAGGACGGCTTCGCCTTCAACCTGGATGTGGCCCAGATCATCCACATTGGCGCGCCGGATGCGCCCAAGGTCATCTCCCGCGTGGGTTCCGTGCAGAACCTGGTCGATCACGTTTTGCAGCCCATTGTGGGCAACTACTTCCGCAACTCTGCGCAGGAGTACACGGTGCTGGACTTCCTCAGCGCCCGCAGCCAGCGGCAGGTAGAGGCGGCCAAGCACATTCGGGACGCGATCCGCGCCTATGATGTGCAAGCCATTGACACCCTGATCGGCGACATCACGCCGCCGGCGGAGTTGATGTTGACGCAGACGGACCGCAAGATCGCCGAGGAGCAGCGCAAGACGTATGAAGTGCAGCGCGAGGCGCAGGCGCAGCGGCAGTCGCTGGTGCGGGAAACGGCCATGGCCGACATTCAGCGGGACATGGTGAGTTCGGAGCAGGGCGTGACGATTGCCGATCTGCAAAGCCAGGCACGCATCAAGCAGGCGCAGGGTGAGGCAGAAGCCACCCGCTTGCAGGCGCTGGGCGAAGCGGAAGCGGTGCGCACTATCGGTAATGCGCGGGCGCAGGCATACCAGGCCGGCGTGCAGGCGCTGGGCGCGCAGGGGTACACTTTGTTGCAACTGATGCAGGTGGTCGGCGACCGCCAGGTGCGGATTGTGCCGGATGTGGCCGTCAGTGGCGGCAGCGGTGGCGCGGGGATGATGGATGCCTTGTTGGGCATGTTCATTCAGCAGCAGGCCGCGGGCAAGTCGCTCGCCCCGGAAACTAACGGGCACGAAGCGGGCTAG
- a CDS encoding TetR/AcrR family transcriptional regulator gives MKVMNENDLRVQRTRRLLQESLIALANSQPYHEITIRDITREAQVGYKTFFRHYENREALLQSLVDDILGRVQSLLLPPSDERATQQNTMTVLTYIETHAELFMTLLNSPASDHLLSAAVAIGLEDGRQTFHCPRIPDELMAHHFASTMISLMRWWLESGMICSKEEMADYIQALLIIPMKQLST, from the coding sequence ATGAAAGTGATGAATGAAAATGATCTACGCGTACAACGAACACGCCGCCTTCTACAAGAATCGCTGATCGCGCTGGCGAATAGTCAACCTTATCATGAGATCACCATTCGTGATATTACTCGTGAAGCACAGGTTGGGTACAAGACGTTTTTTCGCCATTATGAGAATAGAGAGGCGCTGTTGCAGTCGCTTGTTGACGACATCCTCGGTAGGGTGCAGTCGTTGCTGCTGCCGCCATCCGATGAAAGAGCAACACAACAAAACACGATGACCGTCTTAACATACATTGAAACACATGCGGAATTGTTCATGACGCTCCTGAACAGCCCCGCGTCCGATCATCTGCTGAGTGCCGCGGTAGCCATTGGCCTGGAAGATGGTCGGCAAACATTTCATTGCCCTCGTATTCCAGATGAGTTGATGGCGCATCACTTCGCCTCGACGATGATCAGCCTCATGCGCTGGTGGTTGGAATCGGGGATGATTTGCTCGAAAGAGGAGATGGCGGATTACATTCAGGCGTTATTGATCATCCCCATGAAGCAATTGAGCACATAA
- a CDS encoding CHRD domain-containing protein: protein MRRLRNRTVVIALLVVLLVLMGCDNNDTPAVSDGGGSHTASSNGHRPEIDMPSPIELDPSRGQEIGSVFEAFLTPHQEGGEEEDTPETVPDIFKSTQPSVLRDERPSRGHGVLSFTKDLSRAYVHIAIENVNPEDIVMFHIHCGKPGQLGPILINFALAGNINEYWADNVLTLELTNKDIEAVTEHATGVVGALTDGCPIVPTLPTDKVKTIAGMEMIAREGELYFNLHTAAQTFFGDIRGQLQQVGD, encoded by the coding sequence ATGCGCCGTTTAAGAAACAGAACCGTTGTTATTGCTTTGTTGGTGGTTTTGCTCGTTCTGATGGGTTGTGACAACAATGACACGCCCGCGGTTTCAGATGGAGGGGGCAGCCACACGGCAAGCAGTAATGGGCATCGGCCTGAAATCGATATGCCCAGCCCCATCGAACTCGACCCAAGCAGAGGGCAAGAGATTGGTTCGGTATTTGAAGCCTTTCTCACGCCTCATCAAGAAGGAGGGGAGGAAGAGGATACCCCCGAAACGGTTCCCGACATCTTCAAATCGACTCAGCCATCCGTCCTCCGCGACGAGCGCCCATCCCGTGGTCACGGCGTTCTCTCTTTTACCAAAGACTTGAGCAGAGCATATGTTCACATCGCTATCGAAAATGTCAATCCCGAGGACATTGTGATGTTCCATATCCATTGCGGCAAGCCGGGACAGTTGGGGCCGATTCTCATCAATTTTGCCCTGGCGGGGAATATCAATGAGTATTGGGCTGACAATGTTCTGACTTTAGAATTGACCAATAAGGATATTGAGGCGGTTACGGAACATGCCACAGGTGTCGTGGGGGCGCTGACGGATGGATGCCCCATTGTTCCGACGCTGCCGACGGACAAGGTGAAGACGATTGCCGGCATGGAGATGATAGCGCGAGAAGGGGAGCTTTACTTTAACTTGCACACTGCCGCACAAACATTTTTTGGCGATATTCGGGGACAGTTGCAGCAAGTAGGGGATTAG
- a CDS encoding glycerol-3-phosphate dehydrogenase/oxidase, with protein sequence MWSGDWRDTVWAQLAHPWDVVVIGGGITGAGIFREAARAGLRVLLVEARDFACGTSSRSSKLVHGGLRYLKNAQLRVTVESVGERERLLEEGRGLVQPLGFLYVHFHGDKVPPWMFGAGLAIYDLLGLKWGHKRYDNEGILHLAPHLTTENLAGGFRYFDAQTDDARLVLRVIREGVADGGVALNYAPVTGLPRRRDGQVCGVRLRDASPAGGGRDAEVQAHVVINATGAWADGLRRQIGGDERLRQLRGSHLVFSARRFPLTRAISFAHPTDQRPVFAIPWEGVTLFGTTDVDHDAPNLHDPGMSSAEMDYLFTGLTAAFPALALAEEDVVSTFAGIRPVIDTGKADPSKESREHVLWREDGLLTVAGGKLTTFRVMAHDALNQVRRELPGKPAFRERDRVLDEPADPGSLADGLQPGMKLRLAGRYGRDMPALLAAAAPHELTFIADSINLWAELRWAARAEGVVHLEDLLLRRVRLGLLLPRGGLDCLHEIRAIAQPELGWDDDRWEQEEAAYRQLCRQRYNLPT encoded by the coding sequence ATGTGGAGCGGGGATTGGCGTGACACAGTTTGGGCGCAATTAGCGCATCCGTGGGATGTGGTCGTCATCGGTGGCGGGATTACGGGCGCGGGTATTTTCCGCGAGGCGGCGCGCGCGGGACTGCGCGTGCTGCTGGTGGAGGCGCGGGACTTTGCCTGCGGCACCTCCAGCCGCTCTTCCAAACTGGTGCATGGTGGCCTGCGCTACCTGAAAAACGCGCAGCTCAGGGTCACGGTGGAATCCGTGGGGGAGCGAGAACGGCTGCTGGAGGAAGGACGGGGTCTGGTGCAGCCTTTGGGCTTCCTCTACGTCCACTTCCACGGTGACAAAGTGCCGCCGTGGATGTTTGGCGCAGGGTTGGCTATCTATGACCTGCTGGGGCTGAAATGGGGACACAAACGGTATGATAACGAGGGCATTCTGCATCTGGCCCCTCATCTGACCACGGAGAATCTGGCGGGCGGCTTCCGCTATTTCGACGCGCAAACGGATGATGCGCGCCTGGTGCTGCGCGTTATTCGTGAAGGCGTGGCGGATGGGGGCGTCGCCCTCAACTACGCGCCGGTGACGGGGCTGCCGCGGCGGCGGGATGGGCAGGTTTGTGGCGTGAGGTTGCGCGATGCGTCGCCGGCGGGCGGCGGGCGTGACGCGGAAGTGCAGGCCCACGTGGTGATCAATGCCACGGGGGCCTGGGCGGATGGACTGCGGCGGCAAATTGGCGGCGACGAACGGTTGCGCCAACTGCGCGGCAGCCACCTGGTTTTCTCCGCGCGGCGGTTTCCGTTGACGCGCGCGATCAGTTTCGCTCATCCCACGGACCAGCGCCCCGTGTTTGCCATTCCCTGGGAAGGGGTAACGTTGTTTGGCACGACGGACGTGGACCACGATGCGCCCAATCTGCACGATCCGGGTATGAGCAGCGCGGAGATGGATTATTTGTTTACGGGGCTGACGGCTGCGTTCCCGGCATTGGCGTTGGCGGAGGAGGATGTCGTGAGTACGTTTGCCGGCATTCGTCCCGTCATCGACACCGGCAAAGCGGACCCCTCCAAAGAATCCCGCGAACACGTTCTCTGGCGCGAAGATGGGTTGCTCACCGTGGCCGGCGGCAAGCTGACCACCTTCCGCGTGATGGCGCATGATGCCCTGAACCAGGTGCGGCGGGAACTGCCGGGCAAACCGGCGTTTCGGGAGCGGGACCGCGTGCTGGATGAACCCGCCGATCCAGGGTCGTTGGCGGATGGTTTGCAGCCGGGGATGAAGTTGCGATTGGCGGGGCGATATGGTCGGGATATGCCGGCATTACTCGCCGCCGCCGCCCCCCATGAACTCACCTTCATCGCCGACAGCATCAACCTCTGGGCCGAACTGCGTTGGGCCGCCCGCGCCGAAGGCGTCGTCCACCTGGAAGATCTGCTGCTGCGGCGTGTGCGTCTGGGACTGCTGCTGCCGCGCGGTGGCCTCGACTGCCTCCACGAGATTCGGGCCATCGCCCAACCGGAACTTGGCTGGGACGACGACCGCTGGGAACAAGAAGAAGCCGCTTATCGCCAGTTATGCCGGCAACGGTACAACCTGCCAACCTGA
- a CDS encoding FAD-binding oxidoreductase — MKRWNGWGDEMVVMEMPASAATYLAQKIGPGTPYPDAAFTDVVARVPPTRLPAHPLITTDPAERARHARGQSLPDWIAFRSGYIDAFPDGVAYPTSREDVRALLTFAQEHHINLIPYGGGTSVVGHINPLPSDVPILTINLSRLNALRELDEESRLATFGAGILGPDLEAALHARGYTLGHFPQSFEYASLGGWVATRSSGQQSYYYGRIEELFAGAHLETPVGPLDIHPLPASAAGPDLRHLILGSEGRLGIITDVTVRIRPLPQTESFHAAFFRDWETGVAAVRDIVQAKVPLSMLRLSDAQETEVTLTLSGKEQLLQWADRGLNLLSYGDERCLLLYGVTGDSRLTAAALRRANSLIRQHGGLPTGQTIGKIWEHSRFRNPYLRNTLWEHGYAVDTLETAVPWSAVMDTAAALKSAIAAASADAEEQVLVFAHLSHVYNDGASIYVTYLFRRNADPARTLGHWHEMKRRASQEIVAHQGTISHQHGVGMDHAPYLPAEKGPLGMSVLENVRRLFDPEGMMNPGKLLADAEEI, encoded by the coding sequence ATGAAACGATGGAATGGTTGGGGAGATGAGATGGTTGTAATGGAAATGCCGGCATCCGCCGCCACCTATCTCGCCCAAAAAATCGGCCCCGGCACACCCTACCCCGACGCCGCATTCACCGACGTCGTCGCCCGCGTGCCCCCCACGCGCCTGCCCGCGCACCCCCTCATCACCACCGACCCCGCCGAGCGCGCCCGCCACGCCCGCGGCCAAAGCCTGCCCGACTGGATCGCCTTTCGCTCCGGCTACATCGACGCCTTCCCCGACGGCGTCGCCTACCCCACCAGCCGCGAAGACGTGCGCGCCCTACTCACCTTTGCCCAGGAACACCACATCAACCTCATCCCCTACGGCGGCGGAACCAGCGTCGTCGGGCACATTAACCCCCTGCCCAGCGACGTGCCCATCCTCACCATCAACCTCTCCCGCCTCAACGCCCTGCGGGAACTGGACGAAGAAAGCCGACTGGCAACCTTCGGCGCGGGCATCCTCGGCCCCGACCTGGAAGCCGCCCTGCACGCCCGTGGCTACACCCTCGGCCACTTCCCGCAATCGTTTGAATACGCCTCCCTCGGCGGCTGGGTCGCCACCCGCTCCAGCGGGCAGCAATCCTACTACTACGGGCGCATCGAAGAGTTATTCGCCGGCGCGCACCTGGAAACCCCTGTCGGGCCTCTGGACATCCATCCCCTGCCCGCCAGCGCCGCCGGACCCGATTTGCGCCACCTCATCCTCGGCAGCGAGGGCCGCCTGGGCATCATCACCGATGTGACCGTACGCATTCGCCCACTGCCCCAGACCGAGAGCTTCCACGCCGCTTTCTTCCGCGATTGGGAAACAGGCGTGGCCGCCGTGCGAGACATCGTGCAGGCCAAAGTCCCCCTCTCCATGCTCCGCCTCAGCGACGCGCAAGAGACAGAAGTCACCCTCACGCTGTCGGGCAAAGAGCAGCTTCTGCAATGGGCGGACCGCGGCCTCAACTTGCTCAGCTACGGCGACGAACGCTGCCTCCTCCTCTACGGCGTCACCGGAGACAGCCGCCTCACCGCCGCCGCGCTGCGCCGCGCCAACAGCCTCATCCGGCAGCACGGCGGCCTGCCCACGGGCCAGACCATCGGCAAAATCTGGGAACACAGCCGCTTCCGCAACCCCTATTTGCGTAATACCCTGTGGGAGCATGGCTACGCCGTGGACACTCTGGAGACGGCCGTACCCTGGTCCGCCGTCATGGACACCGCCGCCGCGCTTAAATCGGCCATCGCCGCCGCCAGCGCGGACGCGGAAGAACAGGTGCTGGTTTTCGCGCACCTCTCGCACGTCTACAACGATGGGGCCAGTATTTATGTCACCTATCTTTTCCGCCGTAATGCCGATCCGGCGCGGACGTTGGGGCATTGGCACGAAATGAAGCGGCGAGCCAGTCAGGAGATCGTGGCCCACCAGGGCACGATCAGCCATCAACATGGGGTGGGAATGGATCATGCGCCGTATTTGCCGGCAGAAAAAGGCCCCCTGGGCATGAGCGTTCTGGAAAATGTGCGCCGCCTCTTCGACCCGGAGGGCATGATGAATCCGGGCAAACTGCTGGCGGACGCGGAGGAAATATAG
- the fadR gene encoding fatty acid metabolism transcriptional regulator FadR: MNWQPIQRPTEVAESRLIAAILTGEFQMNSSLPSERDLAAQLGVTRPTLREALQRLARDGWIDIQHGRSTRVRNYWEEGNLGVLEGLARHPEHAPADFVPNLLQVRQLLAPTYARLAVARRAAAVCALLADYANLTDTPDYLAKADWELHRRLTILSGNPIFTLILNGFGELYQQMAVVYFSLPASRESSRAYYARLLTAAQAGDAAAAEQYTTAAVTESLQLWRRAMYSAALPPTGGKR, from the coding sequence ATGAATTGGCAACCAATACAACGACCGACGGAAGTCGCCGAATCCCGCCTGATCGCCGCGATTCTCACGGGCGAATTCCAGATGAATAGCAGTTTGCCCTCAGAACGCGATCTTGCCGCGCAGTTGGGCGTCACCCGCCCCACCTTGCGTGAAGCGTTGCAGCGATTGGCGCGGGATGGCTGGATCGACATTCAGCATGGCCGCTCCACGCGCGTACGCAACTACTGGGAAGAGGGCAACCTGGGCGTCCTGGAAGGGTTGGCGCGCCACCCGGAACACGCGCCCGCCGATTTCGTGCCCAATCTGCTGCAAGTGCGCCAACTGCTGGCCCCCACCTATGCGCGCCTGGCCGTGGCGCGGCGCGCCGCCGCTGTGTGCGCGCTGCTGGCGGACTATGCCAACCTGACGGACACACCCGACTATCTGGCAAAGGCGGACTGGGAACTGCACCGCCGCTTAACGATTTTGTCGGGCAACCCAATTTTTACGCTCATTTTGAATGGGTTTGGCGAGTTATATCAACAGATGGCCGTGGTGTATTTTAGTTTGCCGGCATCCCGCGAAAGCTCTCGCGCCTACTATGCCAGACTGCTGACCGCGGCCCAGGCCGGCGACGCCGCCGCCGCGGAACAGTACACCACCGCAGCCGTCACCGAGAGTTTGCAACTTTGGCGTCGGGCCATGTATAGCGCGGCGCTTCCGCCCACGGGAGGGAAAAGATGA
- a CDS encoding DedA family protein: MEIIQTVIEFILHIDKHLSVIISDYGTWTYLILFGIVFMETGLVVTPFLPGDSLLFAAGAFAALGSLHITWLILLLIAAAIIGDSVNYQIGHYIGIRAFSGTVRFLKPEYLERTRLFYEKHGGKAVVLARFVPIIRTFAPFVAGVGAMHYGRFLAFNIVGGITWVLLFTLTGYFFGNLPIVRDNFSLVIMAIILISLVPVVYEAVKARTGAEHA; this comes from the coding sequence ATGGAAATCATCCAAACCGTTATCGAATTCATCTTGCACATCGACAAACACCTGAGCGTGATCATCAGCGACTACGGCACCTGGACCTACCTCATCCTCTTCGGCATCGTTTTCATGGAAACAGGTCTGGTCGTCACCCCCTTCTTGCCCGGGGACTCACTCCTGTTCGCGGCAGGCGCATTTGCCGCCCTCGGCTCCCTGCACATCACCTGGCTCATCCTTCTCCTCATCGCCGCGGCCATCATCGGCGACAGCGTAAACTACCAAATCGGCCATTACATTGGCATTCGCGCCTTCAGCGGCACGGTCCGTTTCCTCAAACCGGAATACCTGGAGCGCACGCGCCTGTTTTATGAAAAACACGGCGGCAAGGCCGTGGTCCTGGCCCGTTTCGTCCCCATCATTCGCACCTTTGCCCCCTTCGTCGCCGGCGTCGGAGCCATGCACTACGGGCGCTTCCTCGCCTTCAACATCGTCGGCGGCATCACCTGGGTCCTTCTTTTCACCCTGACCGGCTATTTCTTTGGCAACCTGCCCATTGTACGCGACAACTTTAGCCTGGTGATCATGGCCATCATCCTCATCTCACTCGTCCCCGTCGTTTACGAAGCCGTCAAAGCCCGCACCGGCGCGGAACATGCGTAA